TATGATTGATGAAGAACAATTTAAAATGATGAAGAAAACTGCATATATTATAAATGCTTCACGTGGACCAATCATGCATGAAGCAGCACTTGCTCATGCATTAAAAACGAATGAAATTGAAGGGGCAGCTCTTGATGTGTTTGAATTTGAACCGAAAATTACAGAAGAGCTAAAAGGGTTAAAGAATGTAGTACTTGCTCCTCATGTAGGAAATGCAACATTCGAAACGCGTGATGCGATGGCTGAAATGGCAGTAAGAAATATTTTAGCAGTATTAAACGGTGAAGAGCCTGTAACACCTGTAAATCAAAAAGTATTCGTTACAAAATAAAAAGAAACCTTCCGGAACCGGAAGGTTTTTTATTTGTCTTTATTTGCTCTTTTAGATGGTCTTTGTCTAAGAAATTGAGATAGCATATACAAAATGTATAGTGGAATAGCAATGAATAAGAAAACAGAAAAATTACCGAACCCTGTTTGGTACATTGTGATAATGATTCCAACTAAAAATAGTGTAATAATGATGCTATATCGTGGAATTGGTACATCTTTTAAACTTGGGATACGAATGCGGCTCACCATTAAAAATGCGAACGTTACAAATACTGTAATAAGAACGATTTTTGGAATGGTATGTGAAAATAATGTTAAGAAAGCAACAAGCCCTCCCGCTGCTGTAATCGGTACCCCAGTGAAATATTTCATTGAAGTAGAAGATGGTGTAACATTAAATCGAGCTAAACGATATGCTCCGAAAAGAGGGAATAGTCCCGCTATGTATAGTCCGATGATTCCATAATTGGAGAAAGATGTGTAATACATGAGAACAGCAGGTGCTGCACCAAATGTTACGACATCTGCAAGCGAGTCAAGCTCTTTTCCCATTTGTGAATCAACGCGTAATAAACGAGCAACACGCCCATCAAGACTATCTAACATCATCCCGATAAGTACTAAAATAGCAGCTGATTTATAATATCCTAAAGATGCATAGCCGATTGACAAGAATCCACTATATAAATTTCCGAGCGTAAATAAGTTTGGAATAGCTGCTCTATACAAAATCTGATCCCTTGCTTTCTGTAATAAATTCTTAATTAGTGTATGAAAGTTTACTTATTTTATCATACCATAAATTTCTTCTTCATACGAAAAAAATTCCCAATTTGTGAAAGATTTCATAGGAGAATGATTTGAAAAATAAGTAAAAAAAGAAGCAACTTTTATAAAGTTGCTTCTTGTATTATTCAAATTTCGTTGTCATTGTTCCAGTCTTATACCGATTGTTAAGGTCGAAACGTAATAAATCTCCATAAATGAGTTTGTCGGAGAGTTTCAATTCAGTTTTTGCTTTTTCGATATTTGGTTGACATAATGAAATGTCCGCTTCTTCACCTGTATTTCGTTTATAACACATGTTTTTTGTATACACATAATCTTCCGAGACGAAGCTACCATCACGCATTACCATAAGTGGGTCTTTTTCTTTAATAAATAAGTCAGTTCCAAATTCAACGGATTTATTTGTTTTAATACCAAGTAAATGAAGTAGCGTTGGTTTAATATCAATTTGACCAGATACTTTAGAAATGACTTTTCCTTCTTGCCCAGGCACGTGAATAATGAGAGGGACGCGTTGTAGTTGCATAGAATCAAACGGTGTAATAGCGTCTTTGCCAAGGAACTGGGCCATGGCTGCGTTATGGTTTTCAGAAATACCGTAATGATCTCCGTAAATGATAATAACGGAATTATCATACAGTCCTTCTTCTTTTAATTGTTTAATAAATCGTTTAAGAGCTTCATCTGTATAACGAACCGTTGGGAAGTAACGGTTTACAACACCACTTTCTGAATTAAACTCATCAACATATTGATCTTCTGGATTTAGAAGAAATGGAAAATGGTTTGTTAAAGTAATGAACTTTGTATAGAACGGCTGTGGTAAAGATTTTAGCTTTGGAATAGATTGTTCAAAGAACTCTTTATCTTTTAATCCCCAACCGACAGACATTTGTTCTGTGCCTACGTAATCATTCAAATTAAAGTAACGATCATATCCAAGTGCAGGATACATTACATCACGATTCCAAAACGCTTTATCGTTTGAATGGAAGACAGCAGAAGAATATCCGTATTTTTTTAATTGTTCTGGTGTAGCTGTATATTCATTTGTTGCGTGAGTAAAGAATACAGAACCGCGATCTAACGGATAAAGTGAATTTTCAACGATAAATTCAGCATCAGAAGTTTTACCTTGTCCTGTTTGATGATAGAAATTATCGAAATAAAAACTATCTTTAATAAATTCGTTTAAAAATGGGGTAATTTCTTTTCCATTTATTTTTTTATTAATAACAAAACTTTGTGTAGATTCCATTGAAATTAAAATAACATTTTTACCTTTTGCAGCTCCAAATAAATTTTTATCAACTTGCTTATCTTTTGAATCTGTATAGTTTTTAATTTCAGAGAACCCGTCCCCACTTGCAAATACACGTTCAGCTGAAGATTTAGATTGAAGTGTAATATCAAATAGATGA
This Bacillus paramycoides DNA region includes the following protein-coding sequences:
- a CDS encoding LTA synthase family protein, which encodes MLQRLFPKLRFALVAVVLLWIKTYIVYKLAFDIKIDNFFEEFMLFINPLAALLLFFGFALFASKHRNRIIVGISFILSFILFGNAMFYGFYNDFVTFPVLFQTNNMADLGTSIKELFTYKTLLLFADAIILMFLSRKFPAFCDKTPLSRSEKRTFFSGVTALLALQIVVSVIYKPQMFSRSFDRQTVVKNLGLYTYHLFDITLQSKSSAERVFASGDGFSEIKNYTDSKDKQVDKNLFGAAKGKNVILISMESTQSFVINKKINGKEITPFLNEFIKDSFYFDNFYHQTGQGKTSDAEFIVENSLYPLDRGSVFFTHATNEYTATPEQLKKYGYSSAVFHSNDKAFWNRDVMYPALGYDRYFNLNDYVGTEQMSVGWGLKDKEFFEQSIPKLKSLPQPFYTKFITLTNHFPFLLNPEDQYVDEFNSESGVVNRYFPTVRYTDEALKRFIKQLKEEGLYDNSVIIIYGDHYGISENHNAAMAQFLGKDAITPFDSMQLQRVPLIIHVPGQEGKVISKVSGQIDIKPTLLHLLGIKTNKSVEFGTDLFIKEKDPLMVMRDGSFVSEDYVYTKNMCYKRNTGEEADISLCQPNIEKAKTELKLSDKLIYGDLLRFDLNNRYKTGTMTTKFE
- the pssA gene encoding CDP-diacylglycerol--serine O-phosphatidyltransferase, with product MYRAAIPNLFTLGNLYSGFLSIGYASLGYYKSAAILVLIGMMLDSLDGRVARLLRVDSQMGKELDSLADVVTFGAAPAVLMYYTSFSNYGIIGLYIAGLFPLFGAYRLARFNVTPSSTSMKYFTGVPITAAGGLVAFLTLFSHTIPKIVLITVFVTFAFLMVSRIRIPSLKDVPIPRYSIIITLFLVGIIITMYQTGFGNFSVFLFIAIPLYILYMLSQFLRQRPSKRANKDK